In Spirosoma aureum, a single genomic region encodes these proteins:
- a CDS encoding family 78 glycoside hydrolase catalytic domain codes for MIAGLLFLANSLFAQTSPSNWTSQYWPARWILHPTAPSRQYGIFHFRKTIDLPQKPTRFVVHVSADNRYRLFVNGKAVAIGPARSDTQNWNYETIDLAPYLQAGKNTLAAQVWYMGEGAPFSQMSYQLGFLLQGDSDTEKIANTDASWRILHNPAYSPIRNDIPKLRTYIVVGDGDRVDAATYPWGWEQPNFDDKAWVSAKPLGFPTKPRGLGTDGNWGLVPRTIPMMEEKSVRLATVRRSENGKMENAFLQGKAPVTVPANTKAVFLLDQGYLTNAYPELTVSKGKGATVTLAYAEALIDAKGLKGNRNAIEGRTMRGFEDQFIADGNSKRTFRPLWFRTYRYLQLTVDTKEESLVLDDLLGQFTGYPFEEKARFAASDTTLKSLWNVGWRTARLCAGENYYDCPYYEQLQYTGDTRIQSMISLYVTGDDRLMRKAITDYEHSRFNDGLTQSRYPSADFQVIPTFSLFWVCMVHDYWMNRQDDAFVKSMLPGILGVLNWHEQRIAKTGLNGPLEWWNFVDWSKWQNAKDEAAGGVPAGARKGGSSILSLQQAYTYFRAGDLLSHYGLNERAEHYRELGRKLNKAVFAQCWDASRGLIADTPILPPGQPGKNIFSQHANILAVLTDAVPVAQQAALLQKVMTEKNIGSDTLTQATFYFKYYLFEAMKKTGLGDQFVAQLKPWRDMLAMGLTTFAENPEPTRSDCHAWSASPLYEFLSITCGIRPAEPGFKSVRIEPYLGDLTTVEGQMPHPLGDIAVQFQKTPTGSLTGTITLPANLTGTLRWKGKALPLKAGKQTVSL; via the coding sequence CTGATAGCCGGATTGCTGTTTCTAGCCAATTCGCTATTTGCCCAGACATCCCCTTCCAACTGGACCAGCCAATACTGGCCCGCCCGCTGGATTTTGCATCCAACTGCTCCGTCCCGGCAGTATGGTATCTTTCATTTTCGGAAAACCATCGATCTGCCGCAGAAGCCCACCCGTTTTGTGGTTCATGTGTCGGCTGATAACCGCTATCGGCTGTTTGTCAATGGAAAAGCCGTAGCCATCGGGCCTGCCCGCAGTGATACGCAAAACTGGAATTACGAAACCATCGATCTTGCACCATACCTACAGGCAGGAAAAAACACGTTGGCTGCACAGGTGTGGTACATGGGAGAAGGCGCTCCTTTTTCGCAGATGAGCTATCAGCTGGGTTTTTTGTTACAGGGTGATAGCGACACTGAAAAAATAGCCAACACAGACGCTAGCTGGAGAATACTGCATAATCCGGCTTATTCTCCCATCAGGAACGACATTCCTAAGCTTCGTACTTACATCGTTGTGGGTGATGGCGATCGAGTCGATGCCGCCACTTACCCCTGGGGCTGGGAACAGCCAAATTTTGACGACAAAGCCTGGGTTTCTGCTAAGCCACTCGGTTTTCCGACCAAACCGCGTGGCCTGGGCACCGATGGAAACTGGGGATTAGTGCCTCGTACGATTCCCATGATGGAGGAAAAAAGCGTTCGGCTGGCAACCGTTCGGCGGAGCGAAAACGGCAAAATGGAGAACGCTTTCCTGCAAGGGAAAGCACCTGTGACGGTTCCGGCCAATACAAAGGCGGTTTTCCTTCTGGATCAGGGCTATCTGACCAATGCATACCCGGAACTGACCGTTAGCAAAGGGAAAGGAGCTACCGTAACACTGGCGTATGCTGAGGCATTGATCGATGCTAAAGGGCTGAAAGGAAATCGAAACGCTATTGAAGGTCGCACGATGCGTGGTTTTGAGGATCAGTTCATTGCCGATGGTAACAGCAAGCGTACATTCAGGCCGCTCTGGTTCCGTACCTATCGTTATCTGCAATTGACCGTTGATACCAAAGAGGAATCGCTTGTGCTGGATGATCTGCTTGGGCAATTTACGGGTTATCCGTTCGAAGAAAAAGCTCGATTCGCAGCCAGTGACACTACCCTCAAATCGCTCTGGAATGTGGGTTGGCGAACAGCGCGGCTCTGTGCGGGCGAAAACTATTACGATTGCCCTTACTACGAACAGTTGCAGTATACGGGCGACACACGCATTCAATCAATGATTTCACTCTACGTAACGGGCGACGACCGACTGATGCGAAAAGCTATTACAGACTATGAACATAGCCGCTTTAACGACGGACTGACCCAAAGCCGCTACCCATCGGCTGATTTTCAGGTGATTCCAACTTTTTCATTGTTCTGGGTCTGTATGGTGCATGATTACTGGATGAACCGCCAGGACGATGCGTTTGTAAAGTCGATGCTGCCCGGAATTCTGGGCGTACTGAACTGGCACGAACAGCGTATTGCCAAGACGGGCCTGAATGGTCCGCTGGAATGGTGGAATTTCGTAGACTGGTCGAAGTGGCAAAACGCGAAAGACGAAGCAGCAGGGGGTGTTCCGGCCGGCGCGCGGAAAGGCGGGTCGAGTATTTTGTCGTTACAACAGGCGTATACCTACTTCCGGGCGGGCGATCTGCTATCGCATTATGGTCTGAACGAACGCGCTGAACACTATCGCGAATTAGGTCGTAAATTAAACAAAGCCGTGTTTGCTCAGTGCTGGGATGCCAGCCGGGGTCTTATTGCCGATACGCCCATATTACCTCCTGGTCAGCCCGGAAAAAACATATTCAGCCAGCACGCGAATATTCTTGCCGTATTAACGGATGCGGTGCCCGTTGCTCAGCAGGCAGCCTTGTTGCAAAAAGTGATGACGGAGAAAAACATCGGTTCCGATACATTGACCCAGGCAACTTTCTACTTCAAATACTATCTGTTTGAAGCCATGAAGAAAACAGGTCTTGGCGATCAGTTCGTAGCGCAGTTGAAACCCTGGCGCGACATGCTGGCTATGGGTTTGACCACCTTTGCCGAGAATCCTGAACCGACCCGCTCTGATTGCCACGCCTGGAGTGCTTCACCACTCTATGAATTTTTATCGATCACCTGTGGAATCCGTCCGGCTGAGCCAGGATTTAAATCGGTGCGTATCGAGCCCTATCTGGGCGACCTGACAACGGTAGAAGGGCAGATGCCACATCCGCTGGGTGACATCGCTGTGCAGTTTCAGAAAACACCGACAGGTAGCCTGACCGGAACGATCACTTTGCCCGCCAATCTGACAGGTACACTCCGTTGGAAAGGAAAAGCCTTACCACTGAAAGCAGGTAAACAGACTGTGAGTTTATGA
- a CDS encoding cold-shock protein yields the protein METFSKKEKEKQRQKKRKDKQEKREDRKANAQKGQPLDQMLAYVDENGNISSTPPDPRRKRQINEEDIQLGVAKQEDEAAPDVIRQGVVTFFNASKGYGFIKDLQSQDSIFVHINALIDPINEQDKVSFSITRTPKGPNAIDVRKAV from the coding sequence ATGGAAACGTTCAGTAAAAAAGAAAAAGAAAAGCAAAGACAAAAAAAGAGAAAAGATAAGCAGGAAAAGAGAGAGGACCGTAAAGCGAATGCCCAGAAAGGTCAACCTCTTGACCAGATGCTGGCATACGTCGATGAGAACGGCAATATTTCGTCTACTCCTCCCGATCCCAGAAGAAAGAGACAAATCAACGAAGAAGACATACAGCTTGGCGTTGCTAAACAGGAAGATGAAGCTGCTCCAGACGTGATCCGCCAGGGAGTAGTTACATTCTTTAACGCATCGAAGGGTTATGGCTTCATCAAAGACCTACAGTCTCAGGACAGTATTTTTGTGCACATAAATGCACTGATCGATCCCATCAACGAACAGGATAAGGTGAGCTTTTCAATTACCAGAACGCCAAAAGGCCCCAATGCAATTGATGTTAGAAAAGCCGTATAA
- a CDS encoding neutral/alkaline non-lysosomal ceramidase N-terminal domain-containing protein has translation MKFLRIVFRVLLGLLVFLLLFLAISLAPVDETPYREMPYYAQTKQRLAMLQVPPAGRQPLRAGWAKVNITPSYTTPTGGYGERLGKHWKIISDSIFVRAIMLDNGGTKVAVIALDLVITPPTVAEALKKRLPEVGLQWENLYMGAIHSHNSIGGWAPRLVGQLIAGSYDEKIVTLITNGILAAIRKAQSNMAPVQIGFGETDATDLISNRLSSSGPTGPLDGKIRLLELRKKSGESALLCSFAGHPTLFDGDNSAYLSRDYPGSLVDRLEKKSATFALFLAGAVGSTAPKPRGKTDFQEIRNYAGDLAIRIERTMPTIQTHPDSTLSILTLPLGLREPNPRVIGNWRVRPWLFYALYGDYPSDLKALRIGETVLLGTPCDFSGELAAELHPLAAKKGLHLMVTSFDGGYIGYITPDRYYDRQAYEIRDMNWFGPYNGAYFEEMMAGLLEKFN, from the coding sequence ATGAAATTCCTTCGTATAGTTTTTAGAGTCCTGCTCGGACTGCTTGTATTCCTTCTCTTATTTCTGGCTATCAGTCTGGCGCCTGTAGACGAAACGCCATATCGTGAGATGCCGTACTACGCCCAAACCAAACAGCGACTCGCCATGCTTCAGGTTCCGCCTGCTGGCAGGCAACCGCTTCGGGCGGGCTGGGCCAAAGTCAACATTACGCCATCCTACACGACACCGACTGGCGGGTATGGCGAACGGTTAGGAAAACACTGGAAGATTATCAGCGATTCGATTTTTGTTCGGGCGATCATGCTCGACAATGGCGGCACGAAAGTAGCCGTAATAGCTCTGGACCTCGTCATCACGCCCCCAACGGTAGCTGAAGCGCTCAAAAAACGCTTACCAGAGGTTGGTCTTCAATGGGAAAACCTCTATATGGGCGCTATCCATTCACACAACAGCATTGGCGGCTGGGCACCCCGTTTGGTTGGTCAATTGATTGCCGGAAGTTATGATGAAAAAATCGTGACGCTCATTACCAACGGCATTCTGGCGGCTATTCGCAAGGCCCAATCGAACATGGCGCCTGTTCAAATCGGCTTTGGCGAAACCGATGCTACGGACCTTATTTCGAACCGACTTAGTTCGTCGGGTCCTACGGGCCCACTCGATGGAAAAATCAGGCTGCTGGAGCTTCGGAAAAAGTCCGGGGAGTCGGCACTACTTTGCTCATTTGCTGGTCACCCAACACTTTTCGACGGCGACAATAGTGCTTATCTCAGTCGCGATTACCCCGGTTCACTGGTCGATCGATTGGAGAAAAAATCGGCTACGTTTGCCCTGTTTCTGGCCGGAGCGGTTGGCAGTACCGCACCCAAACCACGGGGAAAAACCGACTTTCAGGAGATTCGTAATTATGCGGGCGATCTGGCCATACGCATTGAACGCACGATGCCAACGATTCAGACTCATCCAGACAGTACGTTATCGATACTGACGTTACCGCTCGGTCTACGCGAGCCGAACCCACGCGTGATCGGAAACTGGCGGGTTCGCCCGTGGTTGTTTTATGCGCTTTATGGCGATTATCCGTCCGACTTAAAAGCCCTACGCATTGGCGAAACCGTACTGCTCGGTACTCCCTGCGACTTTTCCGGGGAATTAGCGGCCGAGCTTCACCCACTGGCAGCAAAAAAAGGACTTCACCTGATGGTGACCAGCTTCGATGGTGGCTATATCGGCTATATTACACCCGATCGTTATTACGATCGGCAAGCCTACGAAATCCGCGACATGAACTGGTTTGGCCCTTACAACGGAGCCTATTTTGAGGAAATGATGGCAGGATTACTGGAGAAATTTAACTGA
- a CDS encoding ferritin-like domain-containing protein, translating to MNLFKIFSEIEQFDPEATERYSFYSRRNLIKYGTNLAAAAIPTLVATTFNQAFAQATTPPSAAAIEVANFALTLEYLEDEFYRTGLAAAGLVPAADRTVISQISKHETAHVNLLKTALGAGAVAKPTFKFPAGTFTNYTTFLATARAFEDTGVQAYKGQAATLINDKDILQIALQIHSVEARHASEIRRMQGMKGWVSDTTQTSFTQAGINLKTLTGKSDDAIREAFDEPLTKDAVLAIVKPFLA from the coding sequence ATGAATTTATTTAAAATCTTCTCTGAAATTGAGCAATTTGATCCCGAAGCGACTGAGCGATACAGCTTTTATTCGCGTCGGAATCTGATTAAATACGGTACAAATCTGGCAGCGGCAGCTATTCCTACGCTTGTGGCTACCACATTCAATCAGGCGTTTGCTCAGGCTACGACTCCACCGTCGGCAGCAGCTATTGAGGTAGCGAATTTTGCGCTGACGCTCGAATACCTCGAAGACGAATTTTACAGAACGGGACTCGCAGCGGCCGGCCTTGTTCCGGCCGCCGACAGAACAGTTATCAGCCAGATCAGCAAACACGAAACGGCCCACGTAAATCTGCTGAAAACGGCGCTGGGAGCCGGAGCAGTAGCCAAGCCGACGTTTAAGTTCCCTGCCGGTACGTTTACGAATTACACGACCTTTCTTGCCACTGCCCGTGCCTTTGAAGATACAGGCGTGCAAGCCTACAAAGGTCAGGCGGCAACCCTGATCAATGACAAAGATATTTTGCAGATAGCCCTTCAAATTCACTCCGTTGAAGCCCGGCACGCATCAGAAATCCGCCGGATGCAGGGAATGAAAGGCTGGGTTTCTGATACCACGCAGACGTCGTTCACCCAGGCCGGAATTAACCTGAAAACGCTGACGGGCAAATCAGACGATGCCATCCGTGAAGCATTCGATGAACCGCTCACCAAAGATGCGGTACTAGCCATCGTGAAGCCGTTTTTGGCTTAA
- a CDS encoding ferritin-like domain-containing protein → MSKEQKDSGLTMLPGQLEPVMVGRRLFLRYAGAAVAGGAVLASCKDEENPTTVPSSVDLGMGDIGILNYAYALEQLEAAFYTQVIATPYTGITDAEKTLLTDIRDHEIIHREFFKAAIPVANRITDLTPNFTGINFSDRASVLGTAKAFEDLGVSAYNGAGRLIKDPNYLVLAGKIVSVEARHAAAIRDLLNPKSADFAGDDIVAPTTGLDPATKPADVLPTAQKFVQTPLSGANLPTA, encoded by the coding sequence ATGAGCAAAGAACAGAAAGATTCGGGCTTGACCATGTTGCCGGGTCAGTTGGAGCCGGTGATGGTAGGACGCCGGTTATTTCTACGATACGCCGGGGCTGCGGTAGCCGGAGGTGCTGTTTTAGCCTCCTGTAAAGATGAAGAGAATCCAACAACAGTCCCCTCATCGGTCGATTTAGGGATGGGTGATATCGGTATTCTCAATTACGCTTATGCGCTCGAGCAGTTGGAAGCGGCTTTCTACACCCAGGTAATCGCTACTCCGTATACGGGCATCACCGATGCAGAAAAAACCCTGTTGACCGACATTCGCGATCATGAGATCATTCACCGCGAGTTCTTCAAAGCAGCGATTCCTGTAGCAAATCGCATCACAGACCTGACGCCGAATTTTACGGGTATCAACTTCAGTGATCGAGCCAGTGTATTAGGGACTGCTAAAGCATTCGAAGATCTGGGGGTATCGGCCTACAATGGTGCCGGTCGCCTGATTAAAGATCCCAATTATTTAGTCTTAGCGGGCAAAATTGTGTCAGTAGAAGCTCGTCATGCAGCGGCCATCCGCGACCTGCTCAATCCAAAATCAGCCGACTTTGCCGGTGACGACATTGTTGCACCCACAACGGGTCTTGATCCAGCGACCAAACCAGCGGATGTATTACCAACCGCACAAAAATTTGTGCAAACACCCTTGAGCGGTGCCAATCTTCCAACCGCCTAA
- a CDS encoding nuclear transport factor 2 family protein — translation MDQLEQNKKNAIGFYDLMFNQCQPAEAIAKYVGETYIQHNPMVADGKEGFIAYFEQMNKAYPGKRMDVKRAIAEGNLVVLHCFQQWPTADGTGIEDWAGIDIFRFDDAGKIVEHWDVLQLVPGTSANANTMF, via the coding sequence ATGGATCAACTGGAACAAAACAAGAAGAATGCTATTGGCTTCTACGATCTTATGTTTAATCAATGCCAGCCAGCAGAGGCCATTGCGAAGTATGTTGGAGAGACATACATCCAGCATAATCCAATGGTTGCCGATGGCAAAGAGGGCTTTATTGCCTATTTTGAACAGATGAACAAGGCGTATCCGGGTAAGCGGATGGACGTAAAGCGAGCCATTGCTGAGGGTAATTTAGTGGTGCTTCACTGTTTTCAGCAATGGCCGACTGCCGATGGTACAGGCATCGAAGATTGGGCCGGAATCGACATTTTTCGTTTTGACGATGCCGGTAAAATTGTTGAACACTGGGATGTTCTACAGCTTGTGCCAGGCACGTCTGCAAACGCCAATACGATGTTTTAA
- a CDS encoding DUF4126 family protein — protein MNRTYLETLQIGIVAGMRSMMAPAFISHKLAHDQPGGLANSKLHFLTSPTTATILKLLAGGELVGDKVPNAPDRTMPPQFIGRVLSGALSGAAFSEIEGESVACGALIGGLGAVIGTVAFFHIRHWLTHEQGLPDPLVALAEDAIAIGTSWQLMKPDHSVHQEA, from the coding sequence ATGAATCGAACGTATTTAGAGACCTTACAGATTGGTATTGTTGCGGGAATGCGCAGTATGATGGCACCTGCTTTTATCAGCCATAAACTAGCGCACGACCAACCAGGAGGACTAGCCAACTCAAAGCTCCATTTTCTGACTTCACCGACAACGGCGACTATATTGAAACTACTGGCCGGGGGTGAACTGGTTGGAGACAAAGTGCCAAACGCCCCCGACCGTACAATGCCTCCCCAATTCATTGGCAGGGTGTTGTCTGGTGCTTTATCGGGGGCTGCGTTTAGCGAGATCGAGGGCGAATCGGTGGCCTGTGGTGCCCTCATTGGTGGACTGGGCGCGGTGATCGGAACGGTAGCTTTTTTTCATATCCGTCACTGGCTCACGCATGAACAGGGCCTGCCCGACCCGCTGGTTGCGTTGGCTGAAGATGCAATTGCGATTGGAACAAGCTGGCAACTGATGAAACCGGACCATTCCGTTCATCAAGAAGCGTAG
- the thrA gene encoding bifunctional aspartate kinase/homoserine dehydrogenase I, which translates to MQVLKFGGTSVGTVESIKQVIQIIDNHRQNGDQITVVFSAMGGITNQLIEIGRMATTGETDYMELVRRIEDRHFNVIKALIPVKEQSKVFAHIRGIINELEDLLRGVSLIRELTLRTHDLITSFGERLSTTVITECVKSRGIPAQFCDARTIIKTNAQFGQAEVNYNLTNQLIQEHFAKTNDRAGAPVQMVTGFIGSTEKNETTTLGRGGSDYTASILGAALNADIIDIWTDVDGMMTADPRKVPNAFNIPTITYAEAMELSHFGAKVIYPPSLQPAFARNIPIRVLNTFNPTHSGTVVSRTAERRQYTITGISSIDDIALVNVQGSGMIGVAGVSAKLFGVLAAHKISVILISQASSEHSICFAIDPRGAENVKTILDDEFATEISHGHIDNIVIERDLSVIATVGEGMKKSSGIAGKLFSVLGKNGVNIVAVAQGSSEINISVVINKNNLSKALNSLHNIFFQSEARVLNLYLVGTGLIGKTLLKQIFNQFEFLRTEKLLKVCVVGMTNTKKMLLDPKGIALDEWRERLLTEGVTTSLPAFVEKIQDYNLPNSVFIDCTSDKDIVQFYESLLDANISVVTPNKVANSGSYAEYRRLQRTALNRGVKFLYETNVGAGLPIINTVQGLMTAGDRFLKIEAILSGTLSFIFNTFRPGISFADVVREAKEKGYTEPDPRDDLSGLDVARKILILAREAGFPLEPEDVTITNLLPQSCLDAPTISAFFEELERNNAYFENLLVEAESKSEKLRFVASFENNKATIGLRPVGVDHPFYQLTGADNIVSFTTERYKERPLVIKGPGAGAEVTASGVFADVVSIGSYLA; encoded by the coding sequence ATGCAGGTTCTGAAATTTGGCGGTACGTCGGTTGGCACTGTCGAAAGTATCAAACAGGTTATCCAGATTATTGACAATCACCGACAGAATGGCGATCAGATAACAGTTGTGTTTTCGGCAATGGGGGGTATAACAAACCAGCTCATTGAAATTGGCCGGATGGCTACCACCGGTGAAACCGATTATATGGAATTAGTTCGGCGGATTGAAGACCGGCACTTCAATGTCATTAAAGCGCTGATTCCTGTAAAAGAACAGAGTAAAGTTTTTGCCCATATTCGGGGCATTATTAATGAACTGGAAGATTTACTCCGGGGAGTGTCGCTTATCCGCGAACTGACGCTTCGTACTCATGACCTCATCACCAGTTTTGGCGAACGCTTATCCACAACGGTCATTACCGAATGTGTAAAAAGCCGGGGTATTCCAGCGCAGTTTTGCGATGCCCGTACAATTATTAAAACCAATGCACAATTTGGGCAGGCGGAAGTAAACTATAACCTTACGAATCAACTGATTCAGGAGCATTTCGCCAAAACGAATGACCGAGCCGGCGCTCCGGTGCAAATGGTAACGGGGTTTATTGGCTCGACCGAAAAGAACGAAACAACAACCCTCGGCCGGGGTGGCTCCGACTACACCGCCAGCATCCTTGGAGCAGCCCTGAACGCCGACATCATCGACATCTGGACCGATGTCGACGGGATGATGACGGCCGATCCGAGGAAGGTGCCCAATGCATTCAATATTCCGACAATTACGTATGCCGAAGCGATGGAGTTGTCGCATTTTGGGGCGAAGGTCATTTATCCGCCCAGCCTGCAACCCGCTTTTGCCCGTAACATCCCAATTCGGGTCCTGAACACCTTTAATCCAACGCACAGCGGCACGGTAGTTAGCCGTACTGCCGAACGGCGGCAATATACCATTACCGGCATTTCGAGTATCGACGACATCGCCCTGGTGAACGTGCAGGGATCGGGCATGATTGGTGTTGCGGGTGTATCGGCGAAGTTGTTTGGGGTGCTGGCAGCGCATAAAATCAGCGTAATTCTGATCTCACAGGCTTCATCGGAACACTCAATCTGTTTCGCCATCGATCCACGCGGTGCCGAAAATGTGAAAACGATCCTCGACGACGAGTTTGCTACCGAAATTTCGCATGGCCATATCGACAATATCGTTATTGAGCGCGACCTATCGGTAATTGCTACCGTGGGTGAAGGCATGAAGAAAAGCTCTGGGATTGCCGGGAAACTGTTTTCGGTACTGGGCAAAAACGGGGTCAACATTGTGGCCGTTGCGCAGGGTTCGTCGGAGATCAATATTTCGGTCGTTATTAACAAAAATAACCTCTCGAAAGCGCTTAACTCCCTGCATAACATCTTCTTTCAGTCTGAAGCACGGGTGCTGAATTTGTATCTGGTCGGTACGGGCCTGATCGGTAAAACCCTGCTGAAACAGATTTTCAACCAGTTCGAATTTCTGCGTACCGAAAAACTCCTGAAGGTGTGTGTTGTGGGCATGACCAATACCAAAAAAATGCTCCTCGATCCCAAAGGCATTGCTCTCGACGAATGGCGCGAACGGCTATTGACCGAAGGTGTAACCACCTCGCTACCCGCTTTTGTGGAGAAAATTCAAGATTATAACCTGCCTAACTCGGTGTTTATCGACTGCACGTCGGATAAAGATATCGTACAGTTTTATGAGTCGTTGTTAGATGCCAACATTTCGGTTGTAACGCCCAACAAAGTGGCCAATTCCGGCTCGTATGCCGAATACCGACGATTGCAGCGAACGGCCCTCAACCGGGGTGTCAAGTTTCTCTATGAGACTAATGTCGGGGCCGGATTGCCAATCATCAATACCGTGCAGGGCCTGATGACAGCGGGCGACCGTTTCCTGAAAATCGAAGCCATTCTGTCCGGTACGTTATCATTCATTTTCAATACGTTCCGGCCCGGTATTTCCTTTGCTGATGTAGTCCGGGAAGCCAAAGAAAAAGGTTATACCGAGCCCGATCCCCGCGATGACCTGAGCGGACTGGATGTAGCCCGAAAAATTCTCATTCTGGCCCGTGAGGCTGGTTTTCCGCTCGAACCTGAGGATGTAACAATCACGAATCTGCTTCCACAGTCGTGTCTCGATGCGCCTACTATTTCCGCCTTTTTCGAGGAGTTGGAACGCAACAACGCTTACTTTGAGAACTTGCTTGTAGAAGCTGAATCAAAAAGCGAAAAACTCCGGTTTGTTGCCAGTTTTGAGAATAACAAAGCAACCATTGGGCTGCGGCCGGTAGGAGTCGATCACCCGTTCTATCAGTTAACCGGGGCCGATAATATTGTGTCGTTCACAACGGAACGCTACAAAGAGCGCCCGCTGGTAATAAAAGGACCTGGTGCTGGTGCTGAAGTAACGGCTTCGGGGGTGTTCGCCGATGTGGTCAGTATCGGGAGTTATTTGGCGTAA